A genome region from Natronobeatus ordinarius includes the following:
- the meaB gene encoding methylmalonyl Co-A mutase-associated GTPase MeaB, whose protein sequence is MNADDEALLEDLLEGNHRALARVISKIENRSPGYRDLVSELYAHTGEADVIGITGSPGAGKSTLVDKLAETYRERGETVGVIAIDPSSPFTGGAVLGDRIRMASTIGDMDVFVRSMSARGTLGGLSTATADAVKAMDAFGKDKIIIETVGAGQNEIDIVRTADTVAVLVPPGSGDSIQTLKAGILEIADVFVVNKADRPGTDRTVQELLEMIELGEGTGIVDVGHHGADAMADHSWGDEDAAEDADDGTWTPPVVETVATKGDGIETLIGELATHRSFLEETGRLAERTRLRYAEEIRTLLREDVHALLEDELEHAGGVAELAEAVRQGETDPYTIANRALEPVEECLGDLESGPLERTSR, encoded by the coding sequence ATGAACGCCGACGACGAAGCACTCCTCGAGGACCTCCTCGAGGGGAACCACCGGGCGCTGGCGCGAGTGATCTCAAAGATCGAGAACCGTTCGCCGGGTTATCGCGACCTCGTCTCCGAACTCTACGCACACACCGGCGAGGCAGACGTCATCGGGATCACCGGTAGTCCGGGGGCGGGGAAATCGACACTCGTCGACAAGCTCGCCGAAACCTACCGCGAGCGCGGCGAGACGGTCGGTGTCATCGCTATCGACCCCTCGTCGCCGTTCACCGGTGGGGCGGTTCTCGGCGACCGCATTCGGATGGCCTCGACGATCGGCGACATGGACGTCTTCGTGCGGTCGATGAGCGCCCGCGGCACCCTCGGGGGGCTATCGACGGCGACCGCCGACGCCGTGAAAGCGATGGACGCCTTCGGGAAGGACAAGATCATCATCGAGACCGTCGGCGCTGGCCAGAACGAGATCGACATCGTTCGCACGGCCGACACCGTCGCCGTCCTCGTCCCGCCCGGTTCGGGCGACTCGATCCAGACGCTCAAGGCGGGCATCCTCGAGATCGCCGACGTCTTCGTCGTCAACAAGGCTGACCGACCCGGTACGGATCGGACGGTTCAGGAGCTGCTAGAGATGATCGAACTCGGCGAGGGGACCGGCATCGTCGACGTCGGCCACCACGGCGCCGACGCGATGGCCGACCACTCGTGGGGCGATGAGGACGCGGCCGAAGACGCGGACGACGGGACGTGGACGCCGCCGGTCGTCGAGACGGTCGCGACGAAAGGCGACGGAATCGAGACGCTCATCGGCGAACTCGCCACCCACCGGTCGTTCCTCGAGGAGACGGGACGGCTCGCCGAACGGACGCGGCTGCGCTACGCCGAGGAGATTCGTACCCTGTTGCGCGAGGACGTCCACGCCCTCCTCGAGGACGAACTCGAGCACGCCGGCGGCGTCGCCGAACTCGCAGAGGCCGTCCGGCAGGGCGAGACCGACCCGTACACCATCGCGAATCGGGCGCTCGAGCCCGTCGAGGAGTGTCTCGGCGACCTCGAGTCCGGCCCGCTCGAGCGGACCTCACGGTAG
- a CDS encoding alpha/beta fold hydrolase: MKLRTAFGLAVGAVGAAVVGDRVLRRRAGDLENPLPGVERTYRWRGMNVAYTAAGDPDDPDVLLCHGVNAAASSYEFEPIFAALAENYHVIAVDLPGFGRSDRPPLVYSADLYEEFVSEFAADVTDEPIVVASSLSASFATAAAHDTDVAALVLICPTAETADDRPWLRTLVRTPVVGQTLFNLLSSGPSIRRFLARDGYYDGSNVDDAEVDYAWRSAHQSGARFAPASFASGLLDPDFDLATELAALEIPVTLVWGRDAELVPLRKGRELAEAADLELLVVDYATLLPHAEHPTEVLEALETALARAEE, encoded by the coding sequence ATGAAGCTCCGAACGGCCTTCGGTCTCGCAGTCGGTGCAGTCGGTGCAGCCGTCGTCGGCGACCGCGTCCTGCGGCGACGCGCTGGCGACCTGGAAAACCCACTCCCGGGCGTCGAGCGAACCTATCGATGGCGTGGAATGAACGTCGCGTACACGGCGGCTGGCGACCCGGATGACCCCGACGTGCTCCTGTGCCACGGCGTCAACGCGGCGGCGAGCAGCTACGAGTTCGAGCCGATCTTCGCCGCCCTCGCCGAGAACTATCACGTGATCGCAGTCGATCTGCCCGGGTTCGGCCGGTCGGATCGCCCACCGCTGGTCTACTCCGCCGACCTCTACGAGGAGTTCGTCAGCGAATTCGCCGCGGACGTGACCGACGAACCGATCGTCGTCGCCTCCTCGCTCTCGGCGTCGTTCGCGACCGCCGCAGCCCACGACACCGACGTCGCCGCACTCGTCCTGATCTGTCCGACTGCCGAGACGGCCGACGACCGACCCTGGTTGCGAACGCTCGTCCGGACACCCGTCGTCGGCCAGACGCTGTTCAACCTGCTCTCGAGCGGTCCGTCGATCCGACGCTTCCTCGCCCGTGACGGCTACTACGACGGCTCGAACGTCGACGACGCGGAGGTCGACTACGCCTGGCGCAGCGCCCACCAGTCCGGCGCTCGTTTCGCCCCCGCCTCGTTCGCCTCCGGGCTGCTCGATCCGGACTTCGACCTCGCGACAGAGCTCGCCGCCCTCGAGATCCCGGTGACGCTCGTCTGGGGCCGTGACGCCGAACTCGTACCGCTTCGAAAAGGACGGGAACTCGCCGAAGCTGCCGACCTCGAGCTGCTCGTCGTCGACTACGCGACGCTGCTTCCCCACGCCGAACACCCGACGGAGGTCCTCGAGGCGCTCGAGACAGCACTGGCTCGAGCCGAAGAGTAG